The sequence TCAACCAATTTACAATAGATACTAGAAATCTCTACAACCTCTTGAATATCTGGTGTATTGTTGGTAAACTTTGGTTGAGTTTTATATTGTTTCTTTGAAGAGATTGCTTTCTTTAAACTCGATTTTGCATGTTgagttaaaattgaaaatgtcaTTGAAGTTGACATTGCCTTTGGTAATGGCTCTCCCATAATACTTAACGCTTGTAAAAGATATGATTCACCTTGTGATAAATAACCAATAGATAAAAATGCTTCaccaattcttttaaatgcttttgaatattttattttctcttCTTTATTCAATGTAAATGTatcttcaattttatcaaaaaagtaaccattattaatattattattattattattattattattattattattattattattattattattattattattaatatttgacgatgacgatgatgatgatgatttaaatgataatggtttagttgtttttgttggttgtatttgaattgaattatttttaaataattgagattctttaaaagtaaatttaaaatcaaaactaGTTGAATCTggttgaattaaattatttctttttgcACGGAAAATTCCAAGATATTctgaataatatttaatgatatCCAAGTATTTACCAAGTTTTAAACAATGTTGAGCAGCATCCCAAGTTGATTGTAATGCTTTCTCACAATTATGTTCATCtgataaatttgtttttgacCAATGATAAgctaaaaattgataataattatctaAATCATATTCCATATAATTCTTTTCAATCCAATTTGCCATTCTTAAATGTAATGATTGTCTTTGAGCtaataataaactattgTAATATGCTTCTTGAAGGAATTCggatttaaaacaataataaaaatcccattcaccaaaaaataaatcatgaATACTATCATTAActtgataaatatttttctttttaaattgattatcaTCTGTACTATAAGTCGGATTTGTTatatgaagatgatgatgatgattattattattattattgataatattattattaataataatattattgctagtattattaatattactaaatCCACCAACAatatgaatattattattattatttaaattattattagctaTGCTAAcaatattactattgttattgttgatattgcTTGGactatttgaattgttgttattattattattattattattaccacgaTTTACACTCGAACTTGGATCAGTTCTTGAAAAATAAGGTTTTAATTTtgcatttttattattgataccattattatagaaataattatttaatattgttgGATTTGAAGTattgtaattaaaattaacaccaccactcatactaccactaccaccacttgTACTACCACTTATACTACCACTTCCACCACTTAAAATATCTCTACCACTAACTGAACCTGTAGAAGTGGTGAAACTTTCAATTGATGAACTATTACAAGAATTACTGTTGTTGAATGTTAATTTCTTTGGTGGATAAGAGTGAGAAAAGCTATCGATATCATCCAATGGTATGATCTCCAAGATTTCAAGATCAACCAATTTTTGAATGGTTTCTTTTAGGAATGGTCTTTTTTGTCCGAGTGGGAATAGATGATAGATCAATGCAAATGGAAATTTGATTGTACCAATAACTGAACAACTTCTAAGAATAATTGAGAGTGTATTACTTAGGGTACTAAGTTTACTCATAAAGAAACTATCGATTACCTCTGGTAAAGTAGGTGAACTTCTGGCATAATAATGGGGTTGAATGAAATATCTATTATGAGTTGACCCAATGAAATCGATGTTTTTTAACCATTTAGTTGTTTCAAAACAAACATATGGATTACCTTCACATTTTGTAGCAATCATATTCAATAAATTTCCTCCTACACTTTTGGCATTTAATATTCTCTTTATCAATTCATAAATTACTTCTCTACTTAATGGTCCTATTTGAATCTCTGCATATTCAAATGACATTGGAGCTTTGGTTATTAAATTACCACTTTTATCAACTAAACTATATtgattcttttctttcttaataatttctttttttggagGATCATTAGTTTGTTCTGATgtatcttgttgttgttgttgttgttgttgttgttgttgttgttgttgttgttgttgttgttgttgttgttgttgttgtggtaatGGAGAATTATTGACTTGTGATGAATTTGTTTGgaatttttgttgttgttgttgggcTGAGTTTTTAGTTTCCAACTGTTGTCTTTGTTGCAttaattgatgttgttgttggtgttgttggtgttgttggtgttgttggtgttgttggtgttgttggtgttgttggtgttgttggtgttggtgttggtgttgttgttgatgttgttgttgttgttgttgttgttggtattgttggtgttgttgttgttggtattgttggtgttgttgttgttgttgttgttgttggtattgttggtgttgttggtgttggtgttgttggtgttgttgttgttgttgctgctggtgttgttgttgctggtgttgttgttgttgttgttgttgttgctggtgttgttgttgttgttgttgttgttgctggtgttgttgttgttgttgttgttgttgttgttgctggtgttgttgttgctggtgttgttggtgttggtgttgttgttgttgttgttgttgttgttgttgttgttgttgttgttgttgttgttgttgttgttgttgttgttgttgttgttgttgttgttgttgttgttgttgttgtggttgttgttgttgttgttgttgttgttgttgttgttgttgttgttgttgttgtggttgttggtgttgttgtttttgttccTGTTGTTTTTGCTCCTGTTGTAGGTGTAGTTTTTGTTGTAAATGtagatgttgttgttgtagatattgctgttgttgtttttgttgttgtagttgttgttgttggtgtatAGATTTTTGTAATCTTGGGAATGAGTGTTGGATTGGTTGTTTTTGTGTTTGCTTTTGTGTTTGTGTTTGCGTTTGTGTTTGTTGTGCCTGTTGTTGCTGTGCCTCTTTTTGttgtgcttgttgttgtggttgttgtggaaTTTGGCTTGGTTGTGGAACTTGGCTTGGTTGTGGAACTTTCTGTggatgttgttgttcttgttgttgaggttgcATCAACTTTTGTCTTAGTGATAGTTGAGTTTGCTGaggttgttgaggttgtgaTTGCCTGAtagtttgttgttgaataGGTGATGTTTTTTGAGAGATTTCAAATTGATAAGGCTCACTTTtagttttataattattattattattaaacttaatctctgttgttgttgttgttgttgttggtggtggtggttggtCATTAAATTCTTGTAAAGGACTTGAAGGATGATCTTCTGAAGTAACAATAGAGTCATGATTTGCCTCTCTTAATGATGGATTAGTTTCATGTTGTGAAGATGTTGATGCATCACCAATAACTTGTTGACCATTGGAAGTATGATCTTGATCTTTCTTTTCAATGAAAATTCTATTACGGAAATGGTTACCATTTTTACCATTAGGATCCTCAGTTTTTGATCTATATTGTGGTGTACTTGAAACCGATGATGTTGTCGATGTATTTGAATGTGTTGACGAATCTGTTGATACTCTACCAGTGTTATTAGtattactaccactattattattacttaaatctccatcatcaatttcatttataatattattattattattattactattattattattattattattattattattattattattattattattattattattattattattattattattattattattgttattattgttattgttattattattgttattattattatttatttgattatcatTAGTTCCAATATTATCTTCTTcatattgatatttttgttcaaaagtttttttaattttacccaATTCTGATGGATAATCAAATATTGGTGTTGAAGTTGTAATGATCATTAATGGACGTAATGTGAAACTAATGTGTAGTAGGAATAACCAAGAAACCTTATCCATATATTGAATATCTTCTAAAATGATAACTATTCTTCTTTTGGTAACAGCAGTTCTAAGTAAATAAGTTAACAATTCAAAAGTTTTCTCTAAAATTAAACCAGATGAAATAAATTTCGATACTACTTCATTTGATGGGAAATTAACTCTTAAAACTGGATTTAACAATGATATCATCGGTAAGAATTCAATACGTAAATCTGTATGATTCCTAAAGATATGTTGTCTAATCGCTTCAATTGGCATATTTTGAACTTTTGAAAACCtatcttcttgttgttgttgtttcttttgTTGTGGATcaaagaatttattattattattataattattatcatcattttcattatcatcaaaatcatcatcatcgtcaaaGAATAAATCGTAAAATATATCTCTCCATATACTATAGGGTCTATTTTTCTCTAATAATGAACCACTACCACATAAAACTTTAGCACCTTCAAGGGACATTACATTGAAAACTTCTGTGATGATCGAACTTTTACCCATACCAATATCAGCTTCAATCAATGTAAATGTTGATGCCAATTGTTCAGTGAGTAAATAATATCTATACATAATCTCTCTAATTTCATTTGCACGacctaataaaatataaccagattttttatttattgaatctGTCCATAATGTTCTCTTTTTACCATCTAATCCTATCCCTATTCCcacaccactaccactactatttgTAACTAAAGtatcactaccactactatcaCTACTTATAACTATATCTTCAGTTTCATTAAAACCACGATattgttgaagttgaagtAATTGTCTATTCTTTGTAGTTTTAATATGAGCGAtatcaataattttgaaaccaTAAAATGTTGAAATAAATCTTGGAAATCTTAAACTAATTGGTGATgttagtgatgatgatggtgctACAACTAAACTATTattctgttgttgttgttgttgttgatattttggagatgataatgatgatggagGTGGTGATGTTAGTGAAGAACTTGAAAAAGTTAATGTTGAAATTCCTTCAAATGAAATATCATTTGAATCTAAACTTCTACTACCAATAGTTGAGATATAATCAATATCAACCTCCATATCATCGAAAACAATATATTTACCACACTTATTCTTTGTAGTTTCATCACACAATATTTCACCACCTTCATGTGGtttatcaaaatcatctGCAAATTcttgatttataaaaaatgatgataaattttgtctatcaccaattaaactattatttttatcattttgttgttgtcgttgtcttttttgattaaaatataaagttGATAACcatttaaatgaataatgTAATTTATCACCAATAAAAGTATAATCTGATCTCATTTTATTACCAACCATACCACAAATTACTTTTTCTGTTAAAATTAGTATATTGAAATCACGTACAAATGGTTTTGTATGTGatcttaataatttataaatatccaTTGAAACTTTAACACCATTAATTGAATGATTTTTTGAATCTGTAAAAGAAGAGAAACCCAATGCACAAATAACAAATGCACCACGTTCTCTTTGAACCAAATCAATGACTGAACCATCGGATTTTCTTAAAAACTCTTGAATTCTTGCAACTACTGgattaaaaaactttaacGTTGAACCGACAAAAGAAAGATTAAATAAATGCACGACTACAAATGTTAAACTACGAGATTCTAAACTCCATTcttgattcaattgaaatgaGTTATTATCATCATGATACCTTTTAGTATTTTCATCAATCGATGCTATATTTGAatgtgatgataatgaaaatgatgttgatactgttgttgtatttgcagtagtggtagtatttgttgtagtagtagtagtagtagtattacTAGTAGTACTGCCACCTGATAATACAGATGAAATCGAATTTGATAAAAGTGaatttgattgattattttttaaatatttatcttttaatttcttatgACCctctaaaaatatatattcacTTGTTGAATCGGCAGTTACTAAAACTCTAATATGAGTTGGTATATGACACCATAATAAACTTTGAAGTTGAATTAATATCTCTGGTGATAACTCTTCCAATGTTTTATCCATTGCAAATGGTACAGGTTTTGAAACATCATGCATacctttaaaaatataaaattcatCATATATATTCGATTTATAAAAACctaataattcatcatctgatgttgttgttgctgttgctgttatTTCTGTTGTTTCTATTTTTGTACCTGTATTTTTTATCGACgttatttcatttaaactattattatcatcattatcttgtgaaaataatgaatctgaactatcaaattcaaatacttCACATTGTGAATGTGATTTAATCAATGAATATAAACATCTATTAACTATAATTTGACTAAATAAATGACTGttttttacattattattattattattattattactatctttattattattactatctttatctttatctttattatctttattatctttattataacccaataaatttgaaactaCTGAGCCAatactaaaattaattgatactGGTGAAGTTGAAATTGGTActgtgttattattattattattactattattatcatcaacattACTATATACAGAAGATAATTTACTAAAATCGAAATCTTTACTAAGTTTTGATCTTGAAAGTTGTAATTTAAGTGGAAATGATTGAATACCTGAAGCTATTTCATAATTTCTCATCATATTATACATTCCTAAAAATCCATCACCACCTGTAAGTAATAACCATGTTTTATTATCACCTCCTATACTACCTAAAAAAACTTCGCCAAATCCAacataaatattaaatagtgGATCtgtaatttgttgttgttgctgttgttgttgttgttgactaTTATTTGTcgatatatttatatttatacctgaatttgttgatgaaaatgatgattgtttttgttgttgttgttgttgttgttgttgttgttgttgttgttgttgttgttgttgttgttgttgttgttgttgttgttgttgttgttgttgttgttgttgttgttgttgttgttgttgttgttgttggctATAAAattgtgatgatggtggtggtgatgttgatgtcTGTACataattttgttgtttaaaTCTTTCTTTATTCGATGAAgatgtatttatatttaatttttctctttctctttctttttgcTGTTCAATTTCTACTCTCTCTCTAAAAGAATTTGGATTTGATTTAGCTATTGGTGAAGATATAAATGGTGTCATATTAAACTGTGGCGTAAATGAATCATAATCAGAATGttgaatatttatatttgatgatgatgatggcgTTGGTATAGGCATACTATTAGAACTATATGATTGTTCATTCGTATTATTATTTcggatattattaaaactactattgccactattattattattattattattattattattattattattaatgtttatattattactatttatattattactatttacaaataattcagtttttccattttcttcttttgaagaaattaaataaaacattgCTCTAATTTTTTGTGCGCATCTTATTGCTCTTCTTGATaagaatgaaaatatttgttCACCACTTTCTTTATCACTATTATACCAGACTGCTAAAATCTCTTCaccattaaaattttttaaaacatcacctcctttttattttgggaaaaaaaaaaaaaaagaaagattttttggtaaattgagggattggaaaaaaaattgaaaaaaaaatggaaaaggaagaaaaaaaaaaaaaaaaaaaaatgaaaaaaaaaataaaaaaaaataaaaaaaaaaaatcttgggatcgagaaataaaaaaaaaaataaaatttacctTCTTCAGCTATAATTCTAAATGATTcttctaaaaattttaaataatttgattgtTTACAATAACTTGAACCTGcaattgaataaaattttatacatAATACTGGCATCATAGAAATTGATATATCGGGAGCTCTTTCATCTTgtggttttaatttcataatgTATTTTTGTACAATAGTTGAAGGTATATGTGAAGCTAGTTTTTGCACTCTTTTTGGTGAGTAATTACCATTAAGTATATGTTGAATatctttcattttattttatattacatatatatttttatttatttaatttatttttatcaacactcttttgtaaaataaaaataaaaaaataaaaaaagatacacttttttttttttttctgtttttaTTTGAGATGTAATTGTGTGTGACTTTTTGTGTATTTCAATCGATGTTGttgaggaaaaaaaaaaaaaaaccaaaaaaaaaaaaaaaaattttggcccacagattcaaaaaatattttttacgTTGTCTttgaatttttgaaaaaaaaaaaaaaaaaaaaaaaaaaaaaaagaaaaaaaagaaaaaaaaatataaaaataaaaaaaaattaaaaaaaaaaaaaaaagttaaatccAAATTTGTAGTTGGAGATTGATATATATCGTTGagaaccaaaaaaaaaaaaaaaaaaaaaaaaaaatcaaataagaAAAGAAAGTTAAGAAAAGAAATAGTCCaatttagtaaaaaaaaaaattttatttaattttttttaagaaacataatttagtaaaaaaataaaaaaataaaaaaaaaaaaaaaaaaaataaaaaaactacatattttaataaataaactcgGGCCACATATTATTTTCTGTTTTGATTGaatctaaaaatttttttcaaaaaattgtgGGACCCAAGAAAtaaggaaaaaataaaaaaaatgaaaaaaataaaaaaaaataaaaaaaataaaaaaataaaatttttttttttttacaaaaataaatatctcaCAAAAATTAATCTAAATTTAGCGCCATTGAAAGagcttttttctttttctttttcttttttttttttttttctttctctcAAAGACACACCACgattatatttgaaaaaaaaaaaaggtgtgaaaaaaaaaaaaataaactaaaagtttaaacataaaaaaagaaatactataagaaagaaaaaaaaaaaaaaaaaaaaaaaaaaaaaaaattttggattgatttaaaaaataattaaaaaaaataaattaattaaattcttaaatcattttggaaaaaagcataaataaaaaaaaaaataaaaaatatttttttttttttccaaaaattagatttttatttttattttattttttttatacttttttttttttttttttttactttttttattttttattttttattttttatttttttatttttttattttttaatttttttttaattttttttttaaaataggaGTAAAAAGATTTATGATCATCAAACACACATAGAGGCATGGTTTATAAAGAGATAAATACACCAAAACCATCAAACACAATCACAGAAACAATACCTCGAACACATTTAAATTGTTATAAAAATTTGTTATAAATAATCTAAtcaataaaagatttttttttttttttatttttttttgttaagacgattataaaaatagaatcaattaatcacacataaataaataattcaccCCACTCCCCCCACCacctttcattttttttttttttcaaataaaaaaataataaaacaaaaataaaaaaacaacccGGCCTCCCcctcatttttttatatgtataaaaataataaaaataataaaatatttttaataaaaacacaATCACGtacataaataataaaaataataaaaataaattaataaattaattaataaaataacgGACTTTTGTTTTATCtatctctctttttttttttttttttttttttcataatttaaaattattttctaattgtaaattaaattcaaattcaaatattattttcccactgtaaaaaaaaaaaaataaataaaaataaaaataaaaataaaaataaaataaaaataaatcaataataaaaataaaaacaataataaattta comes from Dictyostelium discoideum AX4 chromosome 2 chromosome, whole genome shotgun sequence and encodes:
- a CDS encoding hypothetical protein (AT1-46. 11/98), which encodes MKDIQHILNGNYSPKRVQKLASHIPSTIVQKYIMKLKPQDERAPDISISMMPVLCIKFYSIAGSSYCKQSNYLKFLEESFRIIAEEGGDVLKNFNGEEILAVWYNSDKESGEQIFSFLSRRAIRCAQKIRAMFYLISSKEENGKTELFVNSNNINSNNININNNNNNNNNNNNNSGNSSFNNIRNNNTNEQSYSSNSMPIPTPSSSSNINIQHSDYDSFTPQFNMTPFISSPIAKSNPNSFRERVEIEQQKEREREKLNINTSSSNKERFKQQNYVQTSTSPPPSSQFYSQQQQQQQQQQQQQQQQQQQQQQQQQQQQQQQQQQQQQQQQQQKQSSFSSTNSGININISTNNSQQQQQQQQQQITDPLFNIYVGFGEVFLGSIGGDNKTWLLLTGGDGFLGMYNMMRNYEIASGIQSFPLKLQLSRSKLSKDFDFSKLSSVYSNVDDNNSNNNNNNTVPISTSPVSINFSIGSVVSNLLGYNKDNKDNKDKDKDSNNNKDSNNNNNNNNVKNSHLFSQIIVNRCLYSLIKSHSQCEVFEFDSSDSLFSQDNDDNNSLNEITSIKNTGTKIETTEITATATTTSDDELLGFYKSNIYDEFYIFKGMHDVSKPVPFAMDKTLEELSPEILIQLQSLLWCHIPTHIRVLVTADSTSEYIFLEGHKKLKDKYLKNNQSNSLLSNSISSVLSGGSTTSNTTTTTTTTNTTTTANTTTVSTSFSLSSHSNIASIDENTKRYHDDNNSFQLNQEWSLESRSLTFVVVHLFNLSFVGSTLKFFNPVVARIQEFLRKSDGSVIDLVQRERGAFVICALGFSSFTDSKNHSINGVKVSMDIYKLLRSHTKPFVRDFNILILTEKVICGMVGNKMRSDYTFIGDKLHYSFKWLSTLYFNQKRQRQQQNDKNNSLIGDRQNLSSFFINQEFADDFDKPHEGGEILCDETTKNKCGKYIVFDDMEVDIDYISTIGSRSLDSNDISFEGISTLTFSSSSLTSPPPSSLSSPKYQQQQQQQNNSLVVAPSSSLTSPISLRFPRFISTFYGFKIIDIAHIKTTKNRQLLQLQQYRGFNETEDIVISSDSSGSDTLVTNSSGSGVGIGIGLDGKKRTLWTDSINKKSGYILLGRANEIREIMYRYYLLTEQLASTFTLIEADIGMGKSSIITEVFNVMSLEGAKVLCGSGSLLEKNRPYSIWRDIFYDLFFDDDDDFDDNENDDNNYNNNNKFFDPQQKKQQQQEDRFSKVQNMPIEAIRQHIFRNHTDLRIEFLPMISLLNPVLRVNFPSNEVVSKFISSGLILEKTFELLTYLLRTAVTKRRIVIILEDIQYMDKVSWLFLLHISFTLRPLMIITTSTPIFDYPSELGKIKKTFEQKYQYEEDNIGTNDNQINNNNNNNNNNNNNNNNNNNNNNNNNNNNNNNNNNNNNNNNNNSNNNNNNIINEIDDGDLSNNNSGSNTNNTGRVSTDSSTHSNTSTTSSVSSTPQYRSKTEDPNGKNGNHFRNRIFIEKKDQDHTSNGQQVIGDASTSSQHETNPSLREANHDSIVTSEDHPSSPLQEFNDQPPPPTTTTTTTEIKFNNNNNYKTKSEPYQFEISQKTSPIQQQTIRQSQPQQPQQTQLSLRQKLMQPQQQEQQHPQKVPQPSQVPQPSQIPQQPQQQAQQKEAQQQQAQQTQTQTQTQKQTQKQPIQHSFPRLQKSIHQQQQLQQQKQQQQYLQQQHLHLQQKLHLQQEQKQQEQKQQHQQPQQQQQQQQQQQQQQQQQPQQQQQQQQQQQQQQQQQQQQQQQQQQQQQQQQQQQHQHQQHQQQQHQQQQQQQQQQQHQQQQQQQQQHQQQQQQQQQHQQQQHQQQQQQQHQQHQHQQHQQYQQQQQQQQHQQYQQQQHQQYQQQQQQQQHQQQHQHQHQQHQQHQQHQQHQQHQQHQQHQQQHQLMQQRQQLETKNSAQQQQQKFQTNSSQVNNSPLPQQQQQQQQQQQQQQQQQQQQQQQQDTSEQTNDPPKKEIIKKEKNQYSLVDKSGNLITKAPMSFEYAEIQIGPLSREVIYELIKRILNAKSVGGNLLNMIATKCEGNPYVCFETTKWLKNIDFIGSTHNRYFIQPHYYARSSPTLPEVIDSFFMSKLSTLSNTLSIILRSCSVIGTIKFPFALIYHLFPLGQKRPFLKETIQKLVDLEILEIIPLDDIDSFSHSYPPKKLTFNNSNSCNSSSIESFTTSTGSVSGRDILSGGSGSISGSTSGGSGSMSGGVNFNYNTSNPTILNNYFYNNGINNKNAKLKPYFSRTDPSSSVNRGNNNNNNNNNNSNSPSNINNNNSNIVSIANNNLNNNNNIHIVGGFSNINNTSNNIIINNNIINNNNNNHHHHLHITNPTYSTDDNQFKKKNIYQVNDSIHDLFFGEWDFYYCFKSEFLQEAYYNSLLLAQRQSLHLRMANWIEKNYMEYDLDNYYQFLAYHWSKTNLSDEHNCEKALQSTWDAAQHCLKLGKYLDIIKYYSEYLGIFRAKRNNLIQPDSTSFDFKFTFKESQLFKNNSIQIQPTKTTKPLSFKSSSSSSSSNINNNNNNNNNNNNNNNNNNNNNINNGYFFDKIEDTFTLNKEEKIKYSKAFKRIGEAFLSIGYLSQGESYLLQALSIMGEPLPKAMSTSMTFSILTQHAKSSLKKAISSKKQYKTQPKFTNNTPDIQEVVEISSIYCKLVELYSRSTMLNYAAYCASKSTEKLQPIAQYPSSLILPQLSICLSQLSMVLSVFSLVTKVSISHAKHSQRLVDCLLSAYMSVDDHDAGSLLMYSLSSNSLGHLNQCSWPKVTQSLDLSALEFSLNLDLFTKAEFEFNLFVYLSQQLLRGDLYFCNILICDYLFLLGLGEQINFSSVIYRLLINQKNYKKQYDEIQSFGFVNSVFDDFYGFNQFQILIKGTIKIEKKDDENNNNNNNYNNNNSNNSNNSYNNNNNTNTNNTNNQSQQHQQSTQHQPRPQQQTQQKQQPPQQSQKQQQQQQQQPQTPNEPLTLQKIYEMVPPRIPLRLTLPKQQQQHHRHSQNLSHLQHHQQQQDGQVEGGYMVQSPTIELLTPHTNYPFFPCGFSFYQYSTYCLIYQGKIKEAHIQLKNSLLVRPSPEGTEEIFNKALLSVIYFSKGKSKKSIVSIQRAMDLINSDKPAYGTEISLSLILMARVLLFILNDEFFKNLYNDNPTSSSSSSSSSSTAATTTIPTVNSQFDLMGFDDNFINLKESIINDASDISEINELIKKKEQQQPPPQQPPPPPSSPSSLNNNSKFKSFKDSTGRDHKTVEVWLRTMLTCLKGGPDFCYPSYLRLYGLYILFLNRITYFCKKYKKTMISAVSFSGGSGRSNSGSSRKSSFNESLSASQASDLSSNSSVSTNSNELQSFKKKALILLYKSVKESKARQLQLEEALCWAEIIKIEENPDKLSIANSTANDLYQKLNIQPWF